A window from Salinigranum halophilum encodes these proteins:
- a CDS encoding AAA family ATPase codes for MSTPAELYDRVHSEIGTVLIGNDEIIEGLFISLLTEGHILLEGVPGIAKTTIAKLFAGATGLDYSRIQMTPDILPADITGTEVYRKQTGDFELQRGPVFANLVLVDEINRATAKTQSALLESMQERQVTIGRETLALPEPFMVVATQNPIEMEGVYELPEAQRDRFQFRYSMGLPDKTNERRIVDRFDSQPDLGPGEIEQVVTPTEIAAAQETTLQVHVSDAVKDYLIDVIDATRSSDDVAHGASTRASLMLLRGAKARAIIHDRNYVIPDDIMALVEPALAHRLVLNTDADLRGRSTEEVLAEVLSSVELPEDALIERNAPSESTSGSA; via the coding sequence ATGTCGACTCCCGCCGAGCTCTACGACCGTGTTCACTCTGAAATCGGTACCGTCCTCATCGGAAACGACGAGATTATTGAAGGGTTATTTATCTCTTTACTCACAGAAGGTCATATCCTATTAGAGGGTGTTCCGGGAATCGCGAAGACTACGATTGCAAAGCTGTTCGCAGGAGCAACAGGGCTCGATTACAGCCGTATCCAGATGACACCGGACATCCTTCCAGCAGACATCACCGGGACAGAAGTGTACCGAAAACAGACAGGAGACTTCGAACTGCAACGAGGGCCGGTGTTTGCGAATCTTGTTCTCGTCGACGAAATCAACCGTGCGACAGCCAAGACTCAATCAGCACTCCTCGAGTCAATGCAGGAGCGGCAGGTGACGATTGGTCGTGAAACGCTCGCACTGCCTGAACCGTTCATGGTGGTTGCAACGCAGAACCCGATCGAAATGGAAGGCGTGTACGAACTCCCGGAAGCGCAACGTGACCGGTTCCAATTTCGTTACTCCATGGGCCTCCCGGACAAAACGAATGAAAGACGGATTGTAGACCGGTTCGACTCACAGCCAGACCTCGGCCCCGGAGAGATCGAACAGGTTGTGACACCCACAGAAATCGCCGCTGCACAAGAGACGACCTTGCAAGTTCATGTGTCGGACGCAGTCAAAGACTACCTGATCGACGTCATCGATGCGACTCGCTCCTCGGACGACGTCGCGCACGGTGCATCGACCCGGGCTAGCTTGATGTTGCTTCGAGGTGCGAAAGCCCGAGCGATAATCCACGACCGGAACTACGTCATCCCCGACGACATCATGGCGCTCGTGGAACCTGCGCTTGCCCACCGGCTCGTACTCAATACGGACGCGGATCTCCGCGGTCGTTCGACAGAAGAAGTGCTTGCAGAGGTTCTGTCATCGGTCGAGCTCCCAGAAGACGCTCTCATAGAGCGAAACGCACCCAGCGAATCTACTTCTGGCTCCGCTTGA